A single Haloplasma contractile SSD-17B DNA region contains:
- the grdC gene encoding glycine/sarcosine/betaine reductase complex component C subunit beta, with protein sequence MTKAVLKGAGYSLIHTPNFLEHLGTTQTTTKKDSDYIINLKENLRSYDEVVNYLPNQVYIGNLHPDALKEYEKPFCTADYKEGSRYGQFGEIMPEDDFILLIKCADAFNLVLIEESFLNQTLESYKNHPLKTEDEIKLLEGKGSEQKKIDEAVENGAEGIYFNSKLVGCVKKAHDIDQNLSSHVMIENLIVKASSVVALKHLLAQNKVDVDQIGYVMECSEEACGDMNQRGGGNFAKAIAEMAGIKNAGGCDIRAFCAAPTHTLIHAASLVESGVYDHVVVVAGGATAKLGMNGRDHVKKGYPILEDVLGTFALLVSKDDGVSPTIRTDIVGTHKVGTGSSPQVVIKALVEEPLKRNNLQLTDVDKYSVEMQNPDLTSLAGAGDVPLSNYKMIGALAVMNKEIERKEIMNFVDQHGMIGWAPTQGHIPSGVPYCGHLYNQLTTDTTINRAMIIGKGSLFLGRMTNLFDGISVAIERNTGSQEQASVSKEEIQKLIAESMRDFASSLLGK encoded by the coding sequence ATGACTAAGGCAGTACTAAAAGGAGCTGGGTATTCATTAATTCATACCCCTAACTTCTTAGAACATTTAGGAACAACGCAAACAACCACAAAAAAAGACAGCGACTACATAATAAATTTAAAAGAAAATCTAAGGTCATATGATGAGGTAGTAAACTACCTACCCAATCAGGTTTACATCGGGAATCTACATCCTGATGCATTAAAAGAGTATGAAAAACCATTTTGTACTGCTGACTACAAAGAAGGTAGTCGATATGGACAATTTGGTGAAATAATGCCTGAAGATGATTTTATTCTACTTATAAAATGTGCGGATGCATTTAATCTTGTGTTAATTGAAGAATCGTTCTTAAATCAAACATTAGAATCGTATAAAAATCATCCTTTAAAAACAGAGGATGAGATCAAACTCCTAGAAGGTAAGGGTTCAGAACAAAAAAAGATCGATGAAGCAGTTGAAAATGGAGCTGAAGGAATTTACTTTAACTCTAAACTAGTAGGATGTGTGAAGAAAGCACACGACATCGATCAAAACTTATCAAGTCATGTTATGATTGAGAACCTAATTGTAAAAGCTTCATCTGTTGTAGCATTAAAGCACTTACTAGCTCAAAACAAAGTTGATGTTGATCAGATTGGTTATGTTATGGAGTGTAGTGAAGAAGCATGTGGCGATATGAACCAACGCGGTGGTGGTAACTTTGCTAAAGCCATTGCAGAGATGGCAGGAATAAAAAATGCTGGTGGATGTGACATTCGTGCATTTTGCGCAGCGCCCACCCATACATTAATTCATGCAGCATCTTTAGTCGAGTCAGGTGTTTATGACCATGTAGTAGTAGTTGCCGGCGGTGCTACAGCTAAGCTTGGTATGAATGGTCGTGACCATGTGAAGAAAGGTTATCCGATCCTTGAAGATGTATTGGGTACGTTTGCGTTGCTAGTTTCTAAAGATGATGGTGTGTCTCCTACAATTCGCACGGATATAGTGGGGACACATAAAGTAGGAACAGGATCAAGTCCTCAGGTTGTAATCAAAGCACTAGTTGAAGAACCATTAAAGCGTAATAACTTACAATTAACAGATGTTGATAAATATTCTGTAGAAATGCAAAACCCTGATTTAACCTCATTAGCGGGAGCAGGAGATGTACCTTTATCAAACTATAAGATGATTGGTGCGCTTGCTGTAATGAATAAAGAGATTGAACGTAAAGAAATTATGAATTTCGTAGATCAACATGGTATGATTGGATGGGCTCCGACTCAAGGTCACATTCCTTCAGGGGTTCCGTACTGTGGTCATTTATATAATCAATTAACAACGGATACTACTATTAATCGCGCAATGATTATTGGTAAAGGTTCCTTATTCTTAGGACGTATGACAAACTTATTTGACGGTATTAGTGTAGCCATTGAACGTAATACAGGTAGTCAAGAACAGGCATCGGTATCAAAAGAAGAAATACAAAAACTAATTGCAGAATCAATGAGAGATTTTGCATCATCACTATTAGGTAAGTAG